Proteins from a single region of Cydia strobilella chromosome 2, ilCydStro3.1, whole genome shotgun sequence:
- the LOC134752426 gene encoding anosmin-1 isoform X2, protein MRTGFTMPSPIFGLLVIVFLASDVLSKSRRFSKLQTTDALSKTRCDLMCIDVTKENRTQCRSQCRMQEQKPGTCPGYDIPQWQAACVEACALDYQCDGTQRCCHHGCGSTCSEPVDLLTLSGLPALPVIEEVKEKRKSILIRWSDGVGDLARAVPGRIIYLLEEQHHLGPKYEEARLAGWNLLLRTNKTKISLRNLLKPGRWYRFRVAAVSSTGSRGFSSPSAPFTPRKGPRAPPPPKRLRVRPVGTENGTVTVRLEWKESNSDLPVNRYKVFWSRRVRGVTGDLDSVLVNHQTVPKDKTYAEIKELKPNSMYFFQVQTISQFGTGKLRSDKAAVFYNTTSTHDFAPQSLKKQYKRVVKGLKLHKVIWQNGKLKASISWNPISTSEIRRYVVQWRTEKCENPQHEHKILSATTEQTTFEIYELDYHCTYKVNVNKSRKSLSPDSEIIVNVPGCDYFQRRMNGTKIDCES, encoded by the exons atgagaaCTGGATTCACGATGCCAAGCCCTATATTTGGACTATTGGTTATAGTGTTTTTGGCTTCTGACGTACTATCAAAATCAAGGCGATTCTCAAAACTACAGACGACGGATGCGCTGTCCAAGACGAGGTGTGACTTGATGTGCATTGACGTCACTAAGGAAAATAGAACACAA TGCCGCTCACAATGCCGGATGCAAGAGCAAAAGCCGGGGACGTGCCCAGGTTACGACATCCCGCAGTGGCAAGCCGCTTGTGTAGAGGCCTGCGCCTTGGACTACCAGTGTGACGGCACCCAGCGGTGCTGCCACCACGGATGTGGCTCTACCTGCAGCGAACCCGTGGACCTACTGACGTTGTCAG GACTCCCAGCACTACCAGTCATAGAAGAAGTCAAGGAGAAGCGGAAATCAATCCTCATCAGATGGTCTGATGGAGTTGGAGATCTGGCCCGCGCTGTACCCGGCAGGATTATATATCTGCTTGAGGAACAACATCATCTCGGACCGAAGTACGAGGAGGCAAGGCTTGCGGGATGGAATCTGCTATTAAGAACCAATAA aacgAAAATTTCTCTCCGCAACTTGCTGAAACCAGGCCGCTGGTACCGCTTCAGAGTAGCCGCTGTCAGTTCGACCGGCAGCAGAGGTTTCTCATCTCCTAGCGCACCCTTCACCCCCAGGAAGGGACCCAGAGCGCCTCCACCGCCCAAACGGTTGAGGGTACGCCCGGTGGGAACTGAAAACG GTACAGTAACCGTTCGTCTAGAATGGAAGGAATCCAACTCGGACTTGCCGGTAAACAGATACAAAGTGTTCTGGAGCCGTCGCGTTCGGGGCGTGACGGGTGATCTAGATTCAGTTCTAGTGAACCATCAGACAGTTCCTAAG GACAAAACATACGCTGAAATAAAAGAGCTGAAACCTAACTCAATGTATTTTTTCCAAGTACAAACGATCAGTCAGTTTGGCACCGGCAAGCTTCGAAGTGATAAAGCGGCTGTATTTTACAACACCACAAGCACCCACG ATTTTGCGCCACAGTCTCttaaaaaacagtataaaaGGGTTGTCAAAGGCCTAAAGTTGCACAAGGTTATTTGGCAAAACGGAAAATTGAAGGCTAGTATATCCTGGAACCCAATATCTACTAGCGAGATTAGAAG ATATGTTGTACAGTGGCGAACGGAAAAATGTGAAAATCCACAACACGAACATAAAATTCTTTCGGCAACCACTGAG CAAACTACTTTCGAAATCTACGAATTGGATTATCATTGCACTTACAAAGTGAATGTAAATAAATCACGGAAAAGTCTATCCCCTGACTCAGAAATCATCGTTAATGTTCCTGGGTGTGACTATTTTCAACGACGAATGAATGGCACAAAAATAGACTGTGAAAGTTGA
- the LOC134752426 gene encoding anosmin-1 isoform X1, which yields MRTGFTMPSPIFGLLVIVFLASDVLSKSRRFSKLQTTDALSKTRCDLMCIDVTKENRTQCRSQCRMQEQKPGTCPGYDIPQWQAACVEACALDYQCDGTQRCCHHGCGSTCSEPVDLLTLSGLPALPVIEEVKEKRKSILIRWSDGVGDLARAVPGRIIYLLEEQHHLGPKYEEARLAGWNLLLRTNKTKISLRNLLKPGRWYRFRVAAVSSTGSRGFSSPSAPFTPRKGPRAPPPPKRLRVRPVGTENGTVTVRLEWKESNSDLPVNRYKVFWSRRVRGVTGDLDSVLVNHQTVPKDKTYAEIKELKPNSMYFFQVQTISQFGTGKLRSDKAAVFYNTTSTHVGNPSTEWRSDLVSVASKTKPFYSYLKKRARTETDFAPQSLKKQYKRVVKGLKLHKVIWQNGKLKASISWNPISTSEIRRYVVQWRTEKCENPQHEHKILSATTEQTTFEIYELDYHCTYKVNVNKSRKSLSPDSEIIVNVPGCDYFQRRMNGTKIDCES from the exons atgagaaCTGGATTCACGATGCCAAGCCCTATATTTGGACTATTGGTTATAGTGTTTTTGGCTTCTGACGTACTATCAAAATCAAGGCGATTCTCAAAACTACAGACGACGGATGCGCTGTCCAAGACGAGGTGTGACTTGATGTGCATTGACGTCACTAAGGAAAATAGAACACAA TGCCGCTCACAATGCCGGATGCAAGAGCAAAAGCCGGGGACGTGCCCAGGTTACGACATCCCGCAGTGGCAAGCCGCTTGTGTAGAGGCCTGCGCCTTGGACTACCAGTGTGACGGCACCCAGCGGTGCTGCCACCACGGATGTGGCTCTACCTGCAGCGAACCCGTGGACCTACTGACGTTGTCAG GACTCCCAGCACTACCAGTCATAGAAGAAGTCAAGGAGAAGCGGAAATCAATCCTCATCAGATGGTCTGATGGAGTTGGAGATCTGGCCCGCGCTGTACCCGGCAGGATTATATATCTGCTTGAGGAACAACATCATCTCGGACCGAAGTACGAGGAGGCAAGGCTTGCGGGATGGAATCTGCTATTAAGAACCAATAA aacgAAAATTTCTCTCCGCAACTTGCTGAAACCAGGCCGCTGGTACCGCTTCAGAGTAGCCGCTGTCAGTTCGACCGGCAGCAGAGGTTTCTCATCTCCTAGCGCACCCTTCACCCCCAGGAAGGGACCCAGAGCGCCTCCACCGCCCAAACGGTTGAGGGTACGCCCGGTGGGAACTGAAAACG GTACAGTAACCGTTCGTCTAGAATGGAAGGAATCCAACTCGGACTTGCCGGTAAACAGATACAAAGTGTTCTGGAGCCGTCGCGTTCGGGGCGTGACGGGTGATCTAGATTCAGTTCTAGTGAACCATCAGACAGTTCCTAAG GACAAAACATACGCTGAAATAAAAGAGCTGAAACCTAACTCAATGTATTTTTTCCAAGTACAAACGATCAGTCAGTTTGGCACCGGCAAGCTTCGAAGTGATAAAGCGGCTGTATTTTACAACACCACAAGCACCCACG TTGGCAATCCAAGTACAGAATGGCGCTCAGACTTGGTATCGGTTGCCAGTAAAACCAAGCCCTTCTactcctatttaaaaaaaagagcgCGAACGGAAACCG ATTTTGCGCCACAGTCTCttaaaaaacagtataaaaGGGTTGTCAAAGGCCTAAAGTTGCACAAGGTTATTTGGCAAAACGGAAAATTGAAGGCTAGTATATCCTGGAACCCAATATCTACTAGCGAGATTAGAAG ATATGTTGTACAGTGGCGAACGGAAAAATGTGAAAATCCACAACACGAACATAAAATTCTTTCGGCAACCACTGAG CAAACTACTTTCGAAATCTACGAATTGGATTATCATTGCACTTACAAAGTGAATGTAAATAAATCACGGAAAAGTCTATCCCCTGACTCAGAAATCATCGTTAATGTTCCTGGGTGTGACTATTTTCAACGACGAATGAATGGCACAAAAATAGACTGTGAAAGTTGA
- the LOC134752426 gene encoding anosmin-1 isoform X3 yields the protein MQEQKPGTCPGYDIPQWQAACVEACALDYQCDGTQRCCHHGCGSTCSEPVDLLTLSGLPALPVIEEVKEKRKSILIRWSDGVGDLARAVPGRIIYLLEEQHHLGPKYEEARLAGWNLLLRTNKTKISLRNLLKPGRWYRFRVAAVSSTGSRGFSSPSAPFTPRKGPRAPPPPKRLRVRPVGTENGTVTVRLEWKESNSDLPVNRYKVFWSRRVRGVTGDLDSVLVNHQTVPKDKTYAEIKELKPNSMYFFQVQTISQFGTGKLRSDKAAVFYNTTSTHVGNPSTEWRSDLVSVASKTKPFYSYLKKRARTETDFAPQSLKKQYKRVVKGLKLHKVIWQNGKLKASISWNPISTSEIRRYVVQWRTEKCENPQHEHKILSATTEQTTFEIYELDYHCTYKVNVNKSRKSLSPDSEIIVNVPGCDYFQRRMNGTKIDCES from the exons ATGCAAGAGCAAAAGCCGGGGACGTGCCCAGGTTACGACATCCCGCAGTGGCAAGCCGCTTGTGTAGAGGCCTGCGCCTTGGACTACCAGTGTGACGGCACCCAGCGGTGCTGCCACCACGGATGTGGCTCTACCTGCAGCGAACCCGTGGACCTACTGACGTTGTCAG GACTCCCAGCACTACCAGTCATAGAAGAAGTCAAGGAGAAGCGGAAATCAATCCTCATCAGATGGTCTGATGGAGTTGGAGATCTGGCCCGCGCTGTACCCGGCAGGATTATATATCTGCTTGAGGAACAACATCATCTCGGACCGAAGTACGAGGAGGCAAGGCTTGCGGGATGGAATCTGCTATTAAGAACCAATAA aacgAAAATTTCTCTCCGCAACTTGCTGAAACCAGGCCGCTGGTACCGCTTCAGAGTAGCCGCTGTCAGTTCGACCGGCAGCAGAGGTTTCTCATCTCCTAGCGCACCCTTCACCCCCAGGAAGGGACCCAGAGCGCCTCCACCGCCCAAACGGTTGAGGGTACGCCCGGTGGGAACTGAAAACG GTACAGTAACCGTTCGTCTAGAATGGAAGGAATCCAACTCGGACTTGCCGGTAAACAGATACAAAGTGTTCTGGAGCCGTCGCGTTCGGGGCGTGACGGGTGATCTAGATTCAGTTCTAGTGAACCATCAGACAGTTCCTAAG GACAAAACATACGCTGAAATAAAAGAGCTGAAACCTAACTCAATGTATTTTTTCCAAGTACAAACGATCAGTCAGTTTGGCACCGGCAAGCTTCGAAGTGATAAAGCGGCTGTATTTTACAACACCACAAGCACCCACG TTGGCAATCCAAGTACAGAATGGCGCTCAGACTTGGTATCGGTTGCCAGTAAAACCAAGCCCTTCTactcctatttaaaaaaaagagcgCGAACGGAAACCG ATTTTGCGCCACAGTCTCttaaaaaacagtataaaaGGGTTGTCAAAGGCCTAAAGTTGCACAAGGTTATTTGGCAAAACGGAAAATTGAAGGCTAGTATATCCTGGAACCCAATATCTACTAGCGAGATTAGAAG ATATGTTGTACAGTGGCGAACGGAAAAATGTGAAAATCCACAACACGAACATAAAATTCTTTCGGCAACCACTGAG CAAACTACTTTCGAAATCTACGAATTGGATTATCATTGCACTTACAAAGTGAATGTAAATAAATCACGGAAAAGTCTATCCCCTGACTCAGAAATCATCGTTAATGTTCCTGGGTGTGACTATTTTCAACGACGAATGAATGGCACAAAAATAGACTGTGAAAGTTGA